One genomic segment of Paenibacillus sp. FSL H8-0332 includes these proteins:
- a CDS encoding HAD family hydrolase, giving the protein MKYLTQQVIFDLDDTLVHCNKYFDLILGQYFQLMSDWFSDYQPTIGELRSKQVEIDVETVSTSGLASDNFPKSLIATYRYFCSKYNRKPVAFEERQLMKLGMSVYDQEVEAYPGMVETLDTLKQDGHSLYLYTGGDDTIQQRKIAQMKLDAYFDDRIYIRQHKNVEALENILTTYPFDRKTTWMIGNSLRTDVLPALTAGINSIYLKQPTEWLYNLIELEREMQQSVMTISAIHEVPPVIRTAALREHHG; this is encoded by the coding sequence ATGAAGTATTTGACCCAACAAGTGATCTTTGATCTCGACGATACCCTGGTGCATTGCAATAAGTATTTTGATCTCATTCTTGGACAGTATTTCCAGCTGATGTCTGACTGGTTCAGCGATTACCAGCCTACGATCGGCGAACTGCGCAGCAAGCAGGTGGAGATCGATGTCGAGACCGTCAGCACAAGCGGCCTGGCCAGCGACAATTTTCCGAAATCGCTGATTGCCACCTACCGTTATTTCTGCAGCAAATATAACCGCAAACCGGTTGCCTTCGAGGAACGCCAGCTGATGAAGCTGGGAATGAGCGTGTACGACCAGGAGGTGGAAGCTTATCCCGGCATGGTAGAGACGCTGGATACTCTCAAGCAGGACGGCCATTCCCTCTACCTATATACCGGCGGCGACGACACCATCCAGCAGCGCAAAATCGCCCAAATGAAGCTGGACGCCTATTTCGATGACCGCATCTATATCCGCCAGCACAAGAATGTGGAGGCGCTTGAGAATATCCTGACCACCTACCCGTTCGACCGCAAAACCACCTGGATGATCGGCAACTCCCTGCGTACGGATGTACTGCCCGCGCTGACTGCCGGGATCAACAGCATCTATCTGAAGCAGCCGACGGAGTGGCTCTACAATCTAATTGAGCTGGAGCGGGAGATGCAGCAGTCCGTCATGACCATCTCTGCCATTCACGAAGTCCCTCCGGTGATCCGCACCGCTGCGCTGCGGGAGCATCACGGCTGA
- a CDS encoding thioredoxin domain-containing protein, with translation MNNKANRSRNTPNHGRLLPMLLAVIAVLLIALLAFFLTQSKSSGTEALDNLPNYTDVKGKIVVDGLKYEKQPHLGSEAAKVKVIEFADFKCPACKNWTASYLDTFIKDYVDSGKVQFYFMNFAFIDRDSYLAASAGEAIYQQNNEKFWEYLHKLYESQGDESQIWATQKFILGFVKDNIAGIDQKRFEQDLKNHTYMYDVKEDFKIAGAYGVNGTPKFMVNSVLLPDSSYEGLSAAIEAALSEAK, from the coding sequence ATGAATAACAAAGCTAACCGTTCCAGGAATACCCCGAATCACGGGCGTCTGCTCCCTATGCTGCTTGCTGTGATTGCTGTGCTGCTGATCGCCCTTCTTGCTTTCTTCCTTACACAGAGCAAGTCATCCGGTACTGAGGCGCTCGATAATCTCCCCAACTACACCGATGTGAAGGGCAAGATCGTGGTGGACGGGCTGAAATACGAGAAGCAGCCGCATCTGGGCAGCGAAGCCGCCAAAGTAAAGGTGATCGAATTCGCCGATTTCAAATGCCCTGCCTGCAAAAATTGGACCGCCTCCTACCTGGATACGTTCATCAAGGACTACGTTGACAGCGGGAAAGTCCAGTTCTACTTCATGAACTTTGCCTTCATTGACCGGGATTCTTACCTGGCCGCCAGTGCCGGGGAAGCTATTTATCAGCAGAATAACGAGAAGTTCTGGGAGTATCTCCACAAGCTCTACGAGAGCCAGGGCGATGAGAGCCAGATCTGGGCAACCCAGAAGTTCATCCTGGGGTTCGTGAAGGACAATATTGCAGGGATTGACCAAAAGCGGTTCGAGCAGGATCTGAAGAACCATACGTATATGTACGATGTCAAAGAGGACTTCAAAATCGCCGGAGCCTACGGCGTCAACGGCACACCAAAGTTCATGGTGAACAGCGTCCTGCTGCCGGATTCCTCTTATGAAGGCTTAAGTGCCGCCATTGAAGCGGCTTTAAGTGAAGCTAAGTAA
- a CDS encoding DNA topoisomerase 3, giving the protein MKTLIIAEKPDMGRNIAAAIEPKAKNYRSYLEGEQYIITWAIGHLIGLAEPEAYDNKYKKWNINDLPIIPEEFKLLPNARTMDQLKVIGELAKRSDLLVNSCDAGREGQHIFSLIQRYLELNQPVKRLWISDLTPETIRKGFQELKDGLEYENLTKAARARSEADWLIGMNGSRAFTTKHNVLLSVGRVQTPVLALIYDRQKTIEAFSSLKFFEVEGHFTQNELTYKGMWQGDRLTDGAKAEALAAKVKGKPARIVLYEVKETKEYPNKLYDLTLLQREANGKYAFSAKKTLDIAQALYEKHKVISYPRTNSNYVTEQNIPEMHKTLSALRGTQYDDWVKGANSNLVHKGNKFICNPSKVEDHHAILPTNRRANGLSVDEAKLYDLIVRRFLSQFYPAAEYKVHTVITEVEAEKFKTTVKELLSLGWKVIYADQKKDKSKPAKGKGKEDEEEEELEVNEPFSVQAEGEVICSDAIVKEKDTQPPKHYTEGTLLKAMESAGKQIEDEELRDAMKDSGLGTPATRAATIERLKNVGYVEMQGKKIAITQKGRTAVELIRGAGVELLTSPEMTGQWERRLNEIARGTAADGQFMENVKRFASMIVDKVRVQSRAAKTSFEGDTPSLNSGGKGRSPAASPRKTAESKAAERKPAAVKPRSAASAAAGKSGDTGPKVIGSCPRPGCGGMIFMGRKGYGCSHYKEGCAFVIWKENHGRTLTDTQVKALIEKGRTGKLKLTGEDGAPLEGKLVLKNMDTGQLAVE; this is encoded by the coding sequence TTGAAGACACTCATTATTGCGGAGAAACCGGACATGGGGCGGAATATCGCCGCCGCAATAGAACCGAAGGCCAAAAACTACCGTTCCTATCTGGAAGGGGAGCAGTACATCATCACCTGGGCGATTGGGCATCTGATTGGCCTGGCAGAGCCCGAAGCCTACGACAATAAATATAAAAAATGGAACATTAATGATCTGCCGATCATCCCCGAGGAGTTCAAGCTGCTGCCTAACGCACGCACCATGGATCAGCTGAAGGTGATCGGGGAGCTGGCGAAGCGCAGCGATCTGCTGGTGAACTCCTGCGATGCCGGGCGTGAGGGCCAGCATATTTTCTCGCTGATCCAGCGCTACCTGGAGCTGAACCAGCCGGTGAAGCGGCTGTGGATCTCCGATCTGACGCCGGAGACGATCCGCAAGGGCTTCCAGGAGCTGAAGGACGGGTTGGAATACGAGAATCTGACCAAAGCAGCCCGGGCACGCAGCGAGGCGGACTGGCTGATCGGGATGAACGGCTCGCGCGCTTTTACCACCAAGCATAATGTGCTGCTCTCTGTAGGCCGGGTACAGACACCGGTGCTGGCGCTGATCTATGACCGTCAGAAGACCATTGAAGCGTTCTCCTCGCTGAAGTTCTTTGAGGTGGAAGGGCATTTCACCCAGAATGAGCTGACTTATAAGGGAATGTGGCAGGGCGATCGGTTAACGGATGGTGCGAAGGCAGAGGCGCTTGCAGCCAAGGTCAAAGGCAAGCCCGCCCGGATTGTTCTCTATGAGGTCAAAGAGACCAAGGAATATCCGAATAAGCTGTACGATCTGACGCTGCTGCAGCGTGAGGCGAACGGGAAATATGCCTTTTCCGCCAAAAAAACACTGGATATCGCGCAGGCGCTGTATGAGAAGCACAAAGTGATCTCTTACCCGCGTACCAACTCCAACTATGTCACGGAACAGAATATTCCTGAAATGCACAAGACGCTGTCGGCCCTTCGGGGCACGCAGTATGACGATTGGGTAAAGGGTGCGAACTCCAACCTGGTTCATAAAGGCAACAAGTTTATCTGTAATCCGTCCAAGGTGGAGGACCACCATGCGATTCTGCCGACGAACCGTAGAGCGAACGGTCTAAGCGTGGATGAGGCTAAGCTCTATGATCTGATCGTCCGCCGCTTCCTCTCCCAGTTCTATCCGGCTGCGGAATACAAGGTGCATACGGTGATCACCGAAGTCGAAGCCGAGAAGTTCAAGACTACGGTCAAGGAGCTGCTCAGCCTCGGCTGGAAGGTGATCTACGCAGACCAGAAGAAGGACAAGTCCAAACCGGCCAAGGGCAAAGGCAAGGAGGACGAGGAGGAAGAGGAGCTTGAGGTGAACGAGCCGTTCTCGGTTCAAGCGGAGGGTGAAGTGATCTGCAGCGATGCGATTGTGAAGGAGAAGGATACCCAGCCGCCGAAGCATTACACCGAAGGAACATTGCTGAAGGCGATGGAGAGCGCGGGCAAGCAGATTGAGGACGAAGAGCTGCGCGATGCCATGAAGGATTCAGGGCTAGGCACACCGGCGACCCGGGCTGCTACAATTGAACGGCTGAAGAATGTCGGCTATGTAGAGATGCAGGGGAAAAAGATCGCCATCACCCAAAAGGGGCGGACGGCGGTTGAGCTGATCCGCGGGGCAGGTGTGGAGCTGCTGACCTCCCCGGAAATGACAGGGCAGTGGGAGCGCCGCTTGAATGAAATTGCCCGCGGCACCGCAGCGGACGGACAATTTATGGAGAACGTCAAGCGGTTCGCTTCGATGATTGTGGACAAGGTCCGCGTGCAGTCGCGCGCCGCTAAGACCTCCTTCGAAGGGGATACGCCCTCGCTGAACAGCGGCGGCAAGGGCCGCAGCCCGGCTGCTTCGCCTCGCAAGACCGCCGAGTCCAAGGCGGCTGAGCGCAAGCCGGCAGCGGTCAAACCGCGCAGCGCGGCGTCTGCGGCTGCCGGGAAGAGCGGAGATACCGGGCCGAAGGTTATCGGCTCCTGCCCGCGTCCCGGCTGCGGCGGCATGATCTTCATGGGCCGCAAGGGCTACGGCTGCTCCCATTATAAGGAGGGCTGCGCCTTCGTGATCTGGAAGGAGAATCACGGACGCACGCTCACCGACACCCAGGTGAAGGCCCTGATTGAGAAGGGCCGAACCGGGAAGCTGAAGCTGACCGGTGAGGACGGCGCGCCGCTTGAAGGCAAGCTGGTGCTGAAGAATATGGATACCGGCCAGCTGGCCGTGGAATAA
- a CDS encoding proline--tRNA ligase — protein sequence MRQTNLLVTTLREAPAEAETRSHQLLLRAGYIRQVAAGVYTYLPLGRRVLRRMEQIVRQEMESAGAQEVLMPSLQPAELWRESERYEVYGKELMKLRDRHDREFVLGPTHEEVVTALMRGEISSYRRLPVTVYQIQTKFRDERRPRSGLLRGREFLMKDAYSFDTDWDGLDQAYQVMYSVYERIFDRCGLKYRAVQANAGAIGGKGQNHEFMALSEIGEDTIAVCSLCGYAANLEQAEVQSGAAPHRPDFAGRPAPERFHTPAQKTIQQLEQESQLRPQDIIKTLIYTGGGKTFAVLVRGDHEVNELKVQKYLGCGDITLADYEHVQEAAGTGSGYVGPAGLSVPILVDAAVAAMTEAVTGAGAEDYHLRGVVPGRDFPLTQVGDFRNAVTGDSCPQCGEGELDFHQGIEVGHVFKLGTVYSEKLGAGYLDADGRTQPMVMGCYGIGISRLLAAVAEQNNDDQGLIWPQGLAPFTVHILLMSVKDTAQRELAEALYARLTALGIDILLDDRDERAGVKFKDAGLIGIPVALVVGKLAAEQRIEYMDRRTGNKEVIDIGEAVLRVSSLKSAPDTAFA from the coding sequence ATGCGTCAAACCAATCTATTAGTTACCACTCTGCGCGAAGCTCCTGCCGAAGCAGAGACAAGGAGCCACCAGCTGCTGCTGCGTGCCGGATATATCCGGCAGGTGGCTGCCGGGGTATACACCTATTTGCCGCTCGGACGGCGGGTGCTGCGCAGGATGGAGCAGATCGTGCGCCAGGAAATGGAGTCAGCCGGTGCGCAGGAGGTGCTTATGCCATCCTTACAGCCAGCAGAGCTCTGGAGAGAATCGGAACGTTATGAGGTGTACGGCAAAGAGCTGATGAAGCTCCGGGACCGTCACGACCGTGAGTTCGTGCTGGGTCCGACCCATGAGGAAGTGGTTACAGCGCTAATGCGTGGAGAGATCAGCTCTTACCGGCGGCTCCCGGTCACTGTCTATCAGATCCAGACAAAGTTCCGGGATGAACGTCGTCCGCGCTCGGGGCTTCTGCGGGGCAGAGAGTTCCTGATGAAGGATGCCTATTCATTTGATACGGATTGGGATGGCCTGGATCAGGCTTATCAGGTGATGTACAGCGTTTATGAGCGGATCTTTGACCGCTGCGGCCTGAAGTACCGGGCGGTGCAGGCGAATGCCGGGGCGATTGGCGGGAAAGGCCAGAATCATGAATTCATGGCACTGTCAGAGATAGGCGAGGATACGATAGCTGTGTGCTCCTTGTGCGGATATGCCGCGAATCTGGAGCAGGCGGAAGTGCAGAGCGGGGCCGCACCGCATAGACCAGATTTTGCCGGGCGGCCTGCCCCTGAGCGATTCCATACGCCTGCCCAGAAGACCATTCAGCAGCTGGAGCAGGAGAGTCAGCTCAGACCGCAGGATATCATCAAGACATTAATCTACACGGGCGGAGGCAAGACATTTGCCGTGCTGGTCCGTGGAGATCATGAGGTGAATGAGCTGAAGGTGCAAAAGTACCTCGGCTGCGGTGACATTACGTTGGCTGATTATGAGCATGTGCAGGAGGCTGCCGGAACCGGAAGCGGTTATGTCGGTCCTGCCGGATTGTCCGTGCCTATCCTGGTGGATGCTGCTGTTGCAGCCATGACTGAAGCGGTCACAGGGGCGGGGGCAGAGGATTACCATCTGCGCGGAGTGGTGCCTGGCCGGGACTTCCCGCTGACGCAGGTAGGGGATTTCCGCAATGCAGTTACCGGCGACAGCTGTCCGCAGTGCGGCGAAGGGGAGCTGGATTTCCATCAGGGCATCGAGGTAGGGCATGTTTTTAAGCTGGGCACGGTCTACAGTGAGAAGCTGGGGGCAGGCTACCTGGATGCAGACGGCCGCACCCAGCCTATGGTAATGGGCTGCTACGGCATCGGAATCTCCCGCTTGCTGGCCGCAGTGGCTGAACAGAACAACGATGACCAAGGGCTGATCTGGCCGCAGGGTCTGGCTCCATTCACGGTTCATATTCTGCTGATGTCGGTCAAAGATACAGCGCAGCGTGAGCTGGCCGAGGCTCTGTATGCACGGCTGACCGCCTTGGGCATCGATATCCTGCTGGACGACCGTGATGAGCGGGCCGGGGTCAAATTCAAGGATGCCGGGCTGATCGGTATACCGGTTGCGCTGGTGGTCGGCAAGCTGGCCGCAGAGCAGAGGATTGAATATATGGACCGCAGAACGGGTAACAAGGAAGTAATCGATATTGGGGAGGCCGTCCTGCGCGTAAGCAGTCTGAAGTCCGCGCCAGATACTGCTTTTGCTTGA
- a CDS encoding methyl-accepting chemotaxis protein, whose product MFKSVNRFIQHKLRSRSLQRKMMMLFTIMLVIPILLVSYFSYSSAKQELETKMQKATHSSVDLVAGTIQEYVSAAMRNVDLLSRQIQSSEVDGKTPATRTLIDQFMKAHPELEILTVGNEQGAWMKAPDPGKQDYDPRTRDWYKASMQNAGSTTIIDPFVSATTGNYTLFISHSLEDGKGAVTTSLNLKAMSERIHTTHPGETGYFYIVDRNHKFVSYPGKAAGEDVADFIVKMLVNDSGDLHYTNPDTEKEMQGYYTTDPNTGFKIVGILPTQEFSDASQPIIYTGLMVLGIALLVALTLMYLIVRSITKPIRSLNRSAQRVSEGYLNERIQINRADEIGQLAQNYNLMVGSLRGIVSDISGTSGQLAASSQQLNATTEENSRATAYVAELVQESSEGAQTQTSAMAETSRAMEEMSSGIQKIAEAAASIVDSSANTEADVRSGSRKMEQVSQQMDAIRTSTHHSSQLIGQLNGLNDEVSAMSSAITTIAVQTNLLSLNAGIEAARAGEQGRGFAVVAAEVRKLADQSKNTAGDIQDTLQQMTRLIDQTYEAIRHTVSADVELGIRVTAEAKESFISIEQSTATINSQLHDISAITEQMSAGAQEVAASVHEISSISRSTSDAFQSVTAATEEQLASMEEISASSMELSKMAGDLQLKIERFKLED is encoded by the coding sequence ATGTTCAAGTCAGTCAACCGCTTCATCCAACACAAGCTAAGATCACGATCGCTGCAACGAAAAATGATGATGCTGTTCACCATTATGCTGGTGATCCCGATCCTCCTGGTCAGTTATTTTTCTTATTCCAGTGCTAAACAGGAATTGGAAACCAAAATGCAAAAAGCCACACATTCCAGTGTCGATCTGGTCGCCGGGACCATCCAAGAATATGTATCCGCTGCTATGCGGAATGTAGATTTGCTCAGCCGCCAGATCCAATCTTCCGAGGTCGATGGTAAGACTCCCGCAACACGCACACTCATCGATCAGTTCATGAAGGCACATCCCGAGCTTGAGATTCTTACGGTGGGCAACGAGCAAGGTGCCTGGATGAAGGCCCCGGACCCCGGCAAACAGGATTATGATCCGCGTACACGGGACTGGTATAAGGCGTCCATGCAGAATGCCGGTAGCACTACAATCATTGATCCTTTTGTCTCAGCAACAACCGGCAACTATACGTTGTTCATCTCCCATTCGCTGGAGGATGGCAAAGGAGCTGTGACCACAAGCCTCAATCTCAAGGCAATGAGTGAAAGAATCCATACCACCCATCCAGGTGAAACCGGCTACTTCTACATTGTGGACCGTAATCATAAATTCGTCTCTTATCCCGGCAAAGCTGCAGGTGAAGATGTAGCAGATTTTATAGTGAAAATGCTGGTTAACGACAGCGGGGACCTGCACTATACCAATCCGGACACGGAGAAGGAGATGCAGGGTTACTATACAACCGATCCGAATACCGGGTTCAAAATTGTCGGCATCCTGCCTACCCAAGAATTCTCAGATGCCTCACAGCCCATTATCTATACAGGACTTATGGTTCTGGGCATTGCCCTGCTGGTCGCCCTAACCCTGATGTACCTGATTGTCCGCTCCATCACGAAGCCGATCCGCAGTCTGAACCGTTCTGCACAGCGGGTAAGCGAAGGCTATCTGAATGAGCGGATTCAGATCAACCGGGCCGATGAAATCGGTCAGCTGGCACAGAATTACAACCTGATGGTAGGCTCCCTGCGCGGCATCGTCTCGGATATTTCGGGCACCTCTGGACAATTGGCAGCCTCCAGCCAGCAATTGAATGCCACAACGGAAGAGAACTCCAGAGCCACCGCTTACGTGGCAGAACTGGTGCAGGAATCCTCCGAAGGTGCACAGACACAGACCTCAGCCATGGCAGAAACCTCGCGCGCGATGGAGGAAATGTCCTCCGGTATTCAAAAGATCGCCGAAGCCGCCGCCTCCATCGTCGATTCTTCCGCGAACACTGAAGCAGATGTGCGCAGCGGCAGCCGGAAGATGGAACAGGTCAGCCAGCAAATGGATGCCATCCGGACCTCTACTCACCACTCTTCGCAGCTGATCGGGCAATTAAACGGCCTTAACGATGAGGTATCTGCGATGAGCAGTGCAATTACTACGATCGCTGTACAGACGAATCTCCTGTCGCTGAACGCCGGCATTGAAGCGGCCCGGGCCGGAGAGCAGGGCCGGGGCTTCGCCGTCGTGGCGGCAGAGGTACGGAAGCTGGCCGATCAATCGAAGAATACTGCCGGGGATATTCAAGATACCCTCCAGCAGATGACCCGATTGATCGACCAGACCTATGAAGCGATCCGGCATACCGTTTCAGCAGATGTGGAGCTGGGTATTCGGGTTACCGCCGAAGCCAAGGAATCGTTCATCAGCATTGAACAGTCTACGGCCACAATCAACAGCCAACTGCATGACATCTCAGCTATCACCGAGCAGATGTCTGCGGGAGCGCAGGAGGTTGCCGCTTCCGTACACGAAATCTCCAGCATCTCCCGGTCCACCTCAGACGCCTTCCAGAGTGTAACGGCAGCTACAGAGGAACAGCTCGCTTCCATGGAAGAGATCTCTGCCTCCTCGATGGAGCTGTCCAAAATGGCGGGCGATCTGCAGCTTAAGATTGAACGTTTCAAGCTGGAAGACTAA
- a CDS encoding glutamate synthase subunit beta, translated as MSTPTGFMEYKRQLPGDRDPEQRVKDWEEFHEHLTEDELRTQGARCMDCGTPYCHTGMDMSGGTSGCPVHNLIPEWNNLVYRGLWKEALERLHKTNNFPEFTGSICPAPCEGSCTVGLIGQPVTIKTIELAIVDKGFEEGWVVPSPPEKRTGKRIAIVGSGPAGLAAAAQLNKAGHSVTVFERSDRVGGLLMYGIPTMKLDKRVVQRRVDLLAAEGIEFVVNTEIGTDIPAQQLVDEYDAVVLCGGATKARRFNVEGNDLKGVMYAMDYLNGTIKSYLNSNLEDGNYVSAAGKDVIVLGGGDTGSDCVATSLRHGCNSITQFGTHDKAPLTRDPIANPWPQFPNVYTLDYAQQEAKAVFGEDPREFSIMTTKFVGDEEGNLKELHTVQIRRTVDETGRKIYQPVPGTEAVYPAQLALIAIGFDGPEQDIIEQLKLDTDRRTNVKARYGKFNTNVDKVFAAGDMRRGQSLVVWAINEGREAAREVDKYLMGSTVLA; from the coding sequence ATGTCTACACCTACTGGATTTATGGAGTATAAGCGCCAGCTCCCAGGGGACCGCGATCCCGAGCAGCGCGTGAAGGACTGGGAAGAATTCCACGAGCATCTGACCGAGGACGAGCTTCGGACTCAGGGTGCCCGTTGTATGGATTGCGGCACACCGTATTGCCACACCGGCATGGATATGAGCGGCGGTACTTCAGGCTGTCCCGTGCATAACCTGATCCCGGAGTGGAACAACCTGGTCTACCGTGGCTTGTGGAAGGAAGCGCTGGAGCGCCTGCACAAGACGAATAACTTCCCTGAATTCACCGGCAGCATCTGTCCTGCACCCTGCGAGGGCTCCTGTACCGTCGGTCTGATTGGACAGCCTGTTACGATTAAGACAATTGAGCTGGCCATTGTGGACAAGGGCTTTGAAGAGGGCTGGGTAGTCCCGAGTCCGCCGGAGAAGCGTACAGGCAAACGGATCGCTATTGTCGGCTCCGGACCGGCAGGCCTGGCCGCTGCCGCCCAGCTCAACAAAGCAGGTCATTCGGTAACGGTCTTTGAGCGCAGTGACCGGGTTGGCGGCCTTCTGATGTACGGTATTCCTACGATGAAGCTGGACAAACGTGTCGTACAGCGCCGCGTTGATCTGCTGGCTGCAGAAGGTATCGAATTCGTGGTGAATACGGAAATTGGCACAGACATTCCGGCGCAGCAGCTGGTTGATGAATATGATGCCGTTGTTCTCTGCGGCGGTGCTACCAAGGCAAGACGCTTCAACGTGGAGGGCAATGACCTCAAAGGGGTTATGTATGCCATGGATTACCTGAACGGCACGATCAAGAGCTATCTGAATTCTAATCTGGAGGATGGCAATTACGTATCCGCCGCAGGCAAGGACGTAATCGTACTGGGCGGGGGCGACACCGGCTCCGACTGTGTAGCGACTTCCCTGCGGCATGGCTGCAACAGCATCACCCAGTTCGGCACCCATGACAAAGCGCCGCTTACGCGTGATCCGATTGCTAACCCTTGGCCGCAGTTCCCGAATGTCTACACCCTGGATTATGCCCAGCAGGAAGCCAAGGCGGTCTTCGGTGAAGACCCGCGTGAATTCTCTATCATGACGACGAAGTTCGTCGGCGATGAAGAAGGCAACCTCAAGGAGCTGCACACAGTGCAGATCCGCCGGACAGTAGACGAGACGGGACGGAAGATCTACCAGCCGGTTCCGGGAACCGAGGCTGTCTATCCAGCCCAGCTGGCGCTGATTGCGATTGGCTTCGACGGACCGGAGCAGGATATCATTGAGCAGCTTAAGCTGGATACGGACCGCCGCACTAATGTGAAGGCCCGTTATGGCAAATTCAATACGAATGTGGATAAAGTATTCGCAGCCGGAGATATGCGCCGCGGACAGAGTCTGGTCGTCTGGGCCATCAACGAGGGCCGCGAAGCAGCGCGTGAAGTGGATAAATACCTGATGGGCTCGACTGTACTTGCTTAA